The following are encoded in a window of Torulaspora globosa chromosome 4, complete sequence genomic DNA:
- the MUM3 gene encoding Mum3p (ancestral locus Anc_8.768), with protein MLIVFYQQTGLIAKQQMALRDSFETHIVGSLLEVKKWGVFEWGCVMVRLIILGVYIVVHSAVSVIAWSLNFYLESPVTGVVLKLNELLWGCIPVLGRYGIRIFPRVISEIKHKWIPRLSKLSQLIQVCFQVHLVEMTLKDKKNVQIFLTAESDSLELYDNDGQLVTTLLLANHRSINDYMLINYLIQNCSKYPPGERKMRNIVRKFWQDDVLLIPPLNFITWGKIVNFPQLSLMKNILMLDENAFVVPIKIKDHLTDTGNQVLAVFPEVNIMTTELSIIQRKLCEDYPFMAKFYNVLYPRFKSFISTIRCFAHIKHIKLNDNAKIFTNVRIIFNNGVSKFISKAAAHSQSTVDKQNAQASMIVGLPPMSDYEDIPEIEDDNENEATVPVKINQHFFDLTIVYYKPKFTKAAHDHINGQLGIHEGYQLEQVNPSVFEMLQPDRDLNKYDENYKRSRPPLIIMIHIKKHELAPLLPAKGRNLEKWLENKWYEKDKLIDSIEDGIRVR; from the coding sequence ATGTTAATTGTATTTTACCAACAGACTGGATTGATAGCGAAGCAGCAGATGGCGTTGAGGGATAGTTTCGAAACTCATATAGTTGGTTCTCTTTTGGAGGTGAAAAAATGGGGGGTATTTGAATGGGGTTGCGTAATGGTGCGCTTAATTATTCTGGGGGTTTATATCGTAGTACATTCCGCTGTCTCTGTAATAGCTTGGTCTCTGAATTTTTATCTAGAGAGTCCAGTAACAGGAGTGGTGCTTAAGCTTAATGAGCTATTATGGGGTTGCATACCAGTGCTAGGCAGATACGGAATAAGGATTTTTCCTCGAGTCATTTCCGAAATCAAGCACAAATGGATACCTAGACTGAGCAAACTATCACAACTGATTCAGGTGTGCTTTCAAGTACATCTGGTTGAAATGACCTTAAAAGATAAGAAGAACGTCCAGATTTTTTTGACTGCTGAAAGCGACAGTTTAGAATTATATGACAACGACGGACAACTAGTGACAACATTGCTGCTAGCAAATCACAGATCGATCAATGACTATATGTTGATTAATTATTTGATCCAGAATTGCAGTAAATATCCCCCAGGTGAAAGAAAAATGAGAAACATCGTAAGAAAGTTTTGGCAAGACGATGTGCTATTGATCCCTCCTTTGAATTTCATAACATGGGGCAAAATTGTGAATTTCCCACAACTGTCGCTCATGAAGAATATACTAATGCTTGACGAGAATGCATTCGTGGTACCGATCAAGATAAAGGATCATCTCACCGACACGGGTAATCAGGTTCTGGCAGTCTTTCCAGAAGTTAATATCATGACAACAGAGCTGAGTATTATTCAAAGAAAATTGTGTGAAGATTATCCGTTCATGGCCAAGTTTTACAACGTTCTCTATCCAAGATTCAAGAGTTTTATCAGCACTATTAGATGCTTCGCTCACATCAAGCATATCAAGCTCAATGACAACGCCAAAATATTCACGAATGTACGCATTATTTTCAATAATGGAGTGAGTAAATTCATCTCAAAGGCTGCTGCACATTCCCAGAGCACAGTGGATAAACAAAATGCTCAGGCCTCCATGATTGTAGGCTTACCACCGATGAGTGATTACGAGGATATAcctgaaattgaagatgataATGAAAACGAAGCAACAGTACCCGTAAAAATAAATCAACATTTTTTTGACCTAACCATTGTTTACTACAAGCCTAAGTTTACGAAAGCGGCGCATGATCACATTAATGGGCAACTTGGCATACATGAGGGCTATCAACTAGAGCAAGTCAATCCTTCAGTGTTTGAGATGTTGCAACCGGATAGAGATCTGAATAAATATGACGAAAATTACAAGCGCAGTAGACCACCTCTTATAATTATGATTCACATTAAGAAGCATGAACTCGCTCCCCTTCTACCAGCAAAAGGTCGTAATTTAGAGAAATGGCTCGAGAATAAATGGTATGAAAAAGACAAATTGATTGATTCTATAGAAGACGGTATTAGGGTTAGATaa
- the TIM18 gene encoding Tim18p (ancestral locus Anc_8.767), translated as MASHFISFAASIAFLQQFEMLFVPLGLGRHLENGRSLFSKLNRAFSPCISTSHISTRHLSLRPNLSKFKMIPSPPGGVKGGMNDAFQAPEPNHFHGSYHWDYERITAASLLPLTTIPLYISLNGGVVHPLLDASLCVMLIVHAHYGFMSCIIDYIPKRKFGIWHDMARYLLYGGSALALYGVYDLETRNNGVVDLIGKLWSDEDSGLSIFSTR; from the coding sequence ATGGCGAGTCACTTTATAAGCTTTGCAGCTTCAATTGCTTTCcttcagcagtttgagATGTTGTTCGTTCCACTGGGGCTAGGTAGACATCTTGAAAACGGTCGCAGCCTCTTTAGCAAGCTCAACAGGGCGTTCAGTCCATGTATATCCACATCTCACATTTCAACCAGACATCTATCTTTGAGACCCAATCTATCGAAGTTTAAAATGATCCCTTCACCTCCGGGAGGAGTGAAGGGGGGAATGAACGATGCATTCCAAGCTCCTGAGCCAAATCATTTTCATGGATCTTACCATTGGGATTACGAAAGAATTACCGCAGCTTCGTTACTACCATTGACCACAATACCTTTATATATTTCCTTGAATGGTGGCGTTGTGCATCCACTGCTCGATGCGTCCCTGTGCGTTATGCTGATAGTCCACGCCCATTACGGATTCATGAGTTGCATTATAGATTACATAccaaagagaaaatttGGTATATGGCACGATATGGCACGCTATTTACTTTATGGCGGCTCAGCACTTGCGCTTTATGGAGTTTATGACCTTGAAACGAGAAATAACGGTGTTGTAGATCTCATTGGTAAGCTATGGAGCGACGAAGATAGCGGATTGTCTATATTCAGTACCAGATGA
- the RNH1 gene encoding RNA-DNA hybrid ribonuclease (ancestral locus Anc_8.766): MAGKRGRFYAVQNGRQQGVYNNWDDCKEQVTGYSGARYKKFDTYAEAQAFSNSQVSAGTERNFSSQRSSASDPRNCRDYAAISYASHQTHSWQPTRQKKSYSVKKYYSVKSSNPSVPSRIFSDWKECERYVKGQKGLSFKKFEDQDTAVQFMKGTADDQVDFSHAGISKNEFTARYKLSPTNRKYSGTSRVYCDGSALANGTSSSCAGYGVHFADEPGNDISEPLRSGAQTNNRAEIQAVSRALDEIWHNLTENNDKKCYQIKTDSEYVAKLLNDRYFAYTNDELAGLPNSDLINPLLEKFTKVKQYYAVNHEAFDNNGRFTIEWVKGHAGEPGNEIADELARRGALKKT; this comes from the coding sequence ATGGCAGGGAAAAGAGGTAGGTTTTATGCAGTCCAAAATGGCAGGCAACAAGGGGTCTACAACAATTGGGACGACTGTAAGGAACAGGTAACTGGGTACTCCGGAGCTCGGTACAAGAAATTCGACACGTATGCAGAGGCTCAGGCATTTTCAAACTCCCAGGTATCTGCGGGAACTGAAAGGAACTTTTCGAGTCAGCGCAGTTCGGCCTCTGACCCCCGAAACTGTCGCGACTATGCTGCAATAAGCTACGCTAGTCACCAAACTCATTCGTGGCAGCCTACCAGACAGAAGAAATCCTACTCCGTGAAGAAATACTACTCCGTGAAGAGCAGCAACCCCTCAGTCCCCAGTAGAATATTCAGCGATTGGAAGGAATGCGAAAGATATGTGAAAGGTCAAAAAGGGCTGtcattcaagaaatttgaagatcaggACACTGCTGTACAATTTATGAAGGGGACGGCGGATGATCAAGTTGATTTTTCGCATGCTGGTATTTCCAAGAATGAGTTTACAGCCAGATATAAGCTTTCCCCAACCAACAGGAAATATTCTGGGACCTCGAGGGTTTACTGTGATGGCTCTGCACTTGCGAATGGAACAAGCTCCTCATGTGCGGGCTATGGTGTGCATTTCGCTGATGAACCTGGTAACGATATATCTGAACCATTGAGGTCGGGAGCTCAGACTAACAATAGAGCTGAAATACAAGCTGTTTCGAGAGCATTGGACGAGATTTGGCACAATCTGACTGAAAACAATGATAAGAAGTGCTACCAGATTAAAACAGACTCTGAGTACGTGGCCAAATTGCTCAATGACAGGTATTTTGCTTACACAAATGATGAGCTTGCAGGATTACCTAACAGCGATCTCATCAATCCTTTACTGGAAAAGTTCACTAAGGTCAAGCAATATTATGCGGTCAATCATGAAGCCTTTGATAACAATGGCCGTTTCACTATCGAATGGGTAAAGGGTCATGCTGGCGAGCCCGGGAATGAGATAGCGGACGAACTCGCTAGAAGAGGTGCGCTTAAAAAGACTTAA
- a CDS encoding uncharacterized protein (ancestral locus Anc_8.765), translating to MNQVSSGSSSSLCERASPAPSISQLYGINTETDDTYRFALRLLVLEYINEPRFRSKYVAESTAVRKPSPLAASNYNKRASWFSNGSSMLSRESEESDAVQKTLPKLEKYLSNVAINNVAIRDGKLRRSLLKFYNDVFLNPEMSRTLEAAQGFEEIIVYFTKASNGELNKLVVENIHEELYCEISYFIDLIIKLAADDLPANSVSKLQEYKETVKPRKVSLKKYSTSAVISRASSPNLVEVSTKPAFKLKEITHSSYFMDLFQVSSITLQQDVIKVMDEAVNAAYCKELRAWKEKTRAGKGRFNVENFPSEREFKLWEFFEIGEIASLLDRFESDEAGVTNGNDSPVIIPPDARNSFVSLVSRILLLESKQNVNSLNLSQSALFFITKASKYWRLNYHSTLASLIYTAANLTILSGEEINLNLAENLLNFIRLKVLKVETNMETSLWNDLDRKQWSENLLYSANQCSNMIDNLLTALFASTKPKFSKALSFYYCNIKEDPCMTMDQQQSNILDRQMLKRFRKTVFKTSERFYISLLDQVPKDSTIKIQHIQNVAEQIIEQIKSIQKRYNKPLLDKINLAFECSTVLIEAFGSDISAMVKRAKKYGSVELGQPIAPVDALEAYSVFKELRSIYKQVRPNNSFPCNLEKLFVKYVTQLCDEVSQKVLKVIESSIQNETWEFVNPEVPFSNSVLDIFKMINESINLFKKLDWQEDYQIAKVITFLLKSFSDGLLFYTNTLLRMIEEDLIQDAEHLRLNDKERRSVSGTRPYMEKAHHSWSFHGMKNALRSSQVAEIPGPYQFKNRTCVLLSNFESMIQKLNDLDEQINAEQLSKIVQAHEGDNSRRKNSKDEDTALHQLYTIRIIKAKGIKGFSKAGLSNALVSIVDTSKHHEIGKTKLINNTINPMWDEEFEIETPVNKSQSLTMMVWHRPSGRFNSFSSYELCGKCSILLEPKKFSDDGFPNEVTLQLDTQGKLYLEIALESEKVDALFAMGRTYRTLTRARDRAIELIISKFSACIGYAFSRTTLEKVCGSHGTLIVSKNEVYEAIVPLFDYLNSNLNILASSLSQDLLFKIMLRAWSCILQAADALLLPPLSIARNKRLSGSKSFFGSAVSAALHNTYVVPGYGRALTLVEVETVFSWLYALCVDFFHNGGEGPPLSDLKNSHYQTMLLIAAYYDKNANELKQEVERLSPSYAKYINKLAFGLDNHRRLSNRLVTLARKETIMANASKKARLKIQQEIEQDQNDSLERSSETLDIVFRILLVKGEADFVSQQLAVRSKMKKSVATEKLVKAAVQGQRLKYKH from the coding sequence ATGAATCAGGTGTCATCTGGTTCATCTTCATCCCTTTGTGAGAGAGCTTCACCTGCGCCTTCAATTTCGCAGCTGTACGGGATTAATACCGAAACCGATGATACTTATCGATTTGCATTGAGATTGCTGGTGCTGGAATACATTAATGAGCCTAGGTTTCGAAGTAAATATGTTGCGGAATCGACAGCTGTGAGAAAACCTTCTCCATTGGCAGCTAGTAACTATAATAAAAGAGCGTCATGGTTTTCTAACGGCTCATCTATGCTCAGCAGAGAGAGTGAAGAGAGTGATGCTGTTCAAAAAACCCTTCCAAAGTTGGAAAAGTACTTAAGTAATGTGGCGATCAACAATGTCGCCATTCGTGATGGTaagctgagaagaagtCTTCTGAAGTTTTACAATGATGTCTTTTTGAATCCAGAAATGAGCAGGACTTTGGAGGCAGCACAGGGGTTTGAGGAAATAATAGTTTATTTTACCAAGGCTTCCAATGGGGAGCTGAACAAACTGGTCGTTGAGAACATTCACGAGGAGTTGTATTGCGAAATTTCGTACTTCATCGACTTGATCATCAAACTGGCTGCTGATGATCTTCCTGCGAACTCCGTATCCAAGCTTCAGGAGTACAAGGAGACGGTGAAACCAAGAAAAGTATCACTGAAAAAATATAGCACATCGGCTGTGATAAGCCGAGCTTCTTCGCCTAATTTGGTTGAGGTGAGTACGAAACCAGCATTCAAATTAAAAGAGATCACGCATTCATCGTATTTCATGGACCTCTTTcaagtttcttcaattaCCTTACAGCAAGATGTCATCAAGGTTATGGACGAAGCCGTGAATGCCGCATATTGCAAGGAGCTTCGTGcttggaaagaaaagaCCAGAGCAGGAAAGGGCCGTTTTAATGTCGAGAATTTCCCTTCGGAAAGAGAATTCAAGCTGTGGGAATTTTTTGAGATAGGAGAGATCGCCTCTTTGCTCGATAGATTCGAGTCGGATGAGGCTGGTGTGACAAACGGTAACGACTCTCCCGTCATCATACCGCCTGACGCTAGAAATTCCTTTGTTTCTTTGGTTTCCAGAATTCTTTTGCTTGAGTCGAAACAAAATGTCAACTCTCTTAATCTGTCTCAGAGTGCTTTGTTTTTCATCACAAAGGCTTCTAAGTATTGGAGATTGAATTATCATTCCACCCTCGCCTCATTGATCTACACTGCGGCAAACCTGACCATACTGAGCGGCGAAGAGATAAACCTGAATCTTGCAGAAAATCTGCTGAATTTCATTCGACTGAAGGTACTAAAGGTGGAGACCAACATGGAAACGTCCCTTTGGAATGATCTTGACAGGAAACAGTGGTCGGAAAACCTCTTGTATTCGGCGAACCAGTGCAGCAACATGATTGATAATTTGTTAACGGCACTGTTCGCAAGTACAAAGCCCAAATTCTCAAAGGCTCTATCATTCTACTACTGTAATATCAAAGAGGACCCATGTATGACAATGGACCAGCAGCAATCCAACATCCTTGATCGACAAATGCTCAAGAGATTTCGTAAGACTGTTTTCAAAACAAGCGAGCGTTTCTATATATCACTGCTTGATCAGGTTCCAAAGGATAGTACCATCAAAATCCAGCATATTCAGAATGTTGCAGAGCAGATCATTGAACAGATTAAGAGCATTCAGAAAAGGTACAATAAGCCGCTGTTGGACAAGATTAACTTGGCCTTTGAATGTTCTACAGTTTTAATTGAAGCATTTGGATCGGATATCTCAGCCATGGTGAAGCGCGCGAAGAAGTATGGATCTGTAGAGTTGGGTCAACCGATTGCTCCAGTAGACGCTTTAGAGGCTTACTCCGTTTTCAAGGAGCTACGGTCCATTTACAAGCAAGTGCGACCGAATAACTCCTTTCCGTGCAATCTAGAAAAGCTGTTTGTGAAATACGTTACTCAGTTGTGTGACGAGGTGAGCCAAAAGGTACTGAAAGTTATAGAATCCTCCATCCAAAATGAAACGTGGGAATTTGTGAATCCAGAAGTGCCGTTTAGTAACTCAGTGCTCGATATTTTTAAGATGATAAATGAATCAATTAACttgttcaagaagcttgattGGCAAGAGGACTATCAGATAGCCAAAGTAATAACATttcttttgaaatcttTCTCCGACGGTTTGCTCTTTTACACTAACACGTTGCTTAGGatgattgaagaagacctCATCCAAGATGCGGAACACCTGCGATTGAATGACAAAGAAAGGAGAAGCGTTTCTGGAACTAGGCCGTATATGGAAAAGGCCCATCACAGTTGGTCATTTCATGGAATGAAGAATGCTCTGAGGTCTTCTCAGGTGGCTGAAATACCTGGACCTTACCAGTTCAAGAACCGCACATGCGTTCTGCTGAGCAATTTCGAGTCGATGAttcagaaattgaatgatCTTGATGAGCAAATCAATGCCGAACAGCTTTCTAAAATCGTTCAGGCGCACGAAGGTGACAActccagaagaaagaattctAAAGATGAAGACACAGCGTTGCATCAGCTTTACACCATACGCATCATCAAGGCGAAGGGAATTAAGGGATTCTCAAAAGCTGGACTCTCCAACGCTTTAGTTTCCATCGTGGACACTTCAAAACATCATGAAATTGGAAAGACTAAGCTCATCAATAATACTATTAATCCAATGTGGGATGAGGAGTTCGAAATCGAAACTCCTGTGAACAAATCACAGTCCTTAACCATGATGGTATGGCATCGTCCCTCTGGCAGATTTAACTCTTTTAGCAGCTACGAACTTTGTGGCAAATGCTCTATATTATTGGAACCCAAGAAGTTTAGCGATGACGGCTTTCCCAATGAAGTGACTCTTCAACTCGACACGCAAGGGAAGCTCTACCTAGAGATAGCTCTCGAGAGCGAGAAGGTAGATGCACTATTCGCGATGGGAAGAACTTACCGGACGTTAACCAGGGCTAGAGATAGAGCTATCGAACTGATCATAAGTAAATTCTCGGCATGCATTGGATACGCTTTCTCTCGGACAACGTTGGAAAAGGTTTGCGGCTCTCATGGTACACTTATCGTGTCAAAAAATGAAGTTTACGAAGCGATTGTCCCACTTTTCGACTATTTAAACTCAAACTTGAACATCCTGGCTTCTAGTCtttctcaagatcttctcttcaaaataATGCTGAGGGCCTGGTCATGTATCCTCCAGGCGGCAGATGCTTTGCTTTTACCGCCATTATCAATAGCTCGAAATAAGAGACTCTCTGGATCAAAGTCCTTTTTTGGCAGCGCCGTCTCAGCCGCCTTGCATAACACGTATGTTGTGCCCGGCTATGGCAGGGCGCTCACATTGGTAGAGGTCGAAACTGTCTTTTCCTGGCTGTATGCCCTGTGTGTGGACTTCTTCCACAACGGTGGTGAGGGTCCGCCGCTcagcgatttgaagaacagtCACTATCAAACAATGCTCTTAATCGCCGCCTACTACGATAAAAATGCGAATGAGTTGAAACAGGAGGTTGAGAGGCTGTCGCCGAGTTATGCTAAATATATCAACAAACTGGCATTTGGGCTTGATAACCATAGAAGACTCAGCAACCGATTGGTGACGTTGGCGCGGAAAGAGACGATTATGGCGAACGCATCAAAGAAGGCAAGATTaaaaattcaacaagaaatcGAACAAGATCAAAACGATTCTCTTGAGAGGTCGAGCGAAACGTTGGATATCGTGTTCAGAATCTTGCTAGTCAAAGGCGAGGCAGACTTTGTAAGCCAGCAACTAGCTGTCAGAAGTAAGATGAAAAAGTCTGTCGCCACGGAGAAGCTGGTCAAGGCTGCTGTACAGGGACAGAGACTGAAATACAAGCATTGA
- a CDS encoding uncharacterized protein (ancestral locus Anc_8.764) yields MVDIESYVPMIDAILSASNPDEVTPKRIRKALQELFGVNLNSQRKAVNQLIVERFQEVQSRPKVLVTQEELLKRDEALAHSLHLEEKAAAKKSRSPKVRKSRKGERNPPKNNNLVSRKLELMEPLRGFLGETMLPRTEVVKKLWDYIKENELQNPQDRREIICDSQMEPIFGKKMTMFSMNKLLSKYLKNPENDATNPIKEDPSSGNEDLAEANSSGEDSRD; encoded by the coding sequence ATGGTTGATATCGAAAGCTATGTTCCGATGATAGACGCTATACTCAGTGCATCTAACCCTGACGAAGTGACTCCCAAGCGGATCAGGAAGGCacttcaagagcttttcgGTGTTAATCTGAACTCTCAGCGGAAGGCCGTAAACCAATTGATCGTAGAAAGGTTCCAGGAAGTTCAATCAAGACCAAAAGTCCTCGTTACACAGGAGGAGCTTCTCAAGAGAGACGAAGCATTGGCTCATAGCCTGCAtttggaagagaaggcAGCTGCCAAGAAGTCACGAAGTCCCAAagtgaggaagagcagaaagGGCGAACGGAACCCACCAAAGAATAACAACCTAGTCTCCCGTAAGCTGGAGCTAATGGAGCCCCTGCGAGGCTTCCTGGGAGAGACAatgctgccaagaacagaagTTGTGAAAAAACTATGGGACTATATCAAGGAGAATGAACTGCAAAACCCGCAAGACCGTCGTGAGATCATATGCGATAGTCAAATGGAGCCCATATTCGGAAAAAAGATGACTATGTTCTCGATGAACAAGCTTCTGTCCAAATATCTAAAGAATCCAGAAAACGACGCTACGAATCCTATCAAGGAGGATCCTTCGAGCGGTAACGAAGATTTAGCAGAAGCTAATTCTTCTGGGGAGGattcaagagattga
- the RRS1 gene encoding ribosome biogenesis protein RRS1 (ancestral locus Anc_8.763) — protein sequence MSSKDYKSLPVTVEKPIPVTYDLGNLAIFDSNVLDRNDFDSSNAKREENIKALTRDNVQLLINQILSLPIKTTTESAGGTSNQSASMTLIQLPEPITQLPREKPLPKPKAPTKWELFAAKKGIKPKERAGKSVYDEATGEWVAKWGYKGANKALDDQWLVEVDDKVKNTEDELIDPRTLNRRQRKELVKKNERQQKNERQQKKNLRNPRVSK from the coding sequence ATGTCTAGTAAGGACTACAAGAGTTTGCCTGTAACAGTGGAAAAGCCCATTCCAGTCACCTACGATTTGGGTAACTTGGCGATCTTTGACTCGAATGTCCTTGATAGAAACGATTTCGattcttcaaatgccaAACGTGAAGAGAATATCAAGGCTTTAACTCGTGACAACGTCCAACTGCTTATTAACCAGATACTTTCGTTGCCCATCAAGACTACTACCGAATCAGCCGGTGGCACAAGCAATCAAAGTGCTTCGATGACTTTGATCCAGCTTCCAGAGCCAATAACACAATTGCCAAGAGAGAAGCCTTTGCCCAAACCTAAGGCTCCTACGAAATGGGAACTGTTCGCCGCAAAGAAGGGCATCAAGCCCAAGGAGAGAGCTGGTAAGTCCGTTTATGACGAGGCTACTGGTGAATGGGTGGCTAAATGGGGCTACAAAGGTGCTAATAAGGCTTTGGACGACCAATGGCTGGTGGAAGTGGACGACAAGGTGAAGAACACCGAGGATGAGCTGATCGACCCACGTACGCTGAACCGCAGACAGAGAAAAGAGCTTGTAAAGAAGAACGAGAGACAACAGAAGAACGAGAGAcaacagaagaaaaacCTGAGGAACCCTCGAGTCTCCAAATAA
- the FUS2 gene encoding Fus2p (ancestral locus Anc_8.762) has translation MFKTSRFCQEIHLPASHSLTPIRDYENDYFHKDDNKMPIIERFPYGKPKNYRDSVETSAKLHKRPASLVLDEKADPPTKKQFSPLNLRKFTDVVALDTDVESSNQASLTEFLQVVRALFESEVRYANLMELSNLVYRRALHDNRAFRNKLIRNDSNEELLLFGNIATISSISRLFISGLETILACDQAPAVVGDEYWDELLGNEAIQDRLMKKLDIGRVFNLHFLRIKTTYLTYSVTHRKQKELLGLLREGNPQLFKKWHDGCLKAAQMNKLELIFESPIIRLKEWVNVLSRMYPLSLRILREEFSGNILKALEQFQSFEKDVAAETKEFNNNAMYDFSLTPVEIIQSYGSEQETVKAPTAIQPTQRASQRSPDKDLLHLVSTKRDSKGTNGRASSIFSRSSSRYSSDSTSLTAAEVNTFQESQETEWHPDDKDSLTLMDHITKLKKIHRGLIALKSVIAKEDMLSLLDINLKHAKAWEAVIQCDPDVAIYDGLHDGYESSMYSAYVEKLQRQREEATLMKVEEMEVSVRAPLSMLIQLCERVRSRLRDLNALKKDYIAYLRERGSSTHDIKKDILGKHFQSMQQEMLRELPEFIKLVHKVFEMIVLSYHRKMLRYLEIAAGGDTSLIQDLESLGKLKKDVGKHFDILETFSASRYYSKRMVRDEWKFRQEPTASRVLRRLFEL, from the coding sequence ATGTTCAAAACCTCGCGGTTTTGCCAGGAGATTCACCTTCCTGCATCGCATTCGCTAACACCAATAAGAGATTACGAGAATGATTATTTCCATAAGGATGATAATAAAATGCCTATAATTGAGCGATTTCCATATGGGAAGCCTAAAAACTACCGAGATAGTGTGGAAACATCCGCAAAGCTGCACAAGAGACCTGCAAGTTTAGTGCTAGATGAAAAGGCGGATCCGCCAACTAAGAAGCAATTCTCCCCATTGAACTTGAGAAAATTCACGGATGTGGTCGCGTTGGATACCGATGTGGAAAGCTCAAACCAGGCGAGTTTGACAGAATTCCTACAGGTGGTTCGGGCCCTTTTTGAATCAGAAGTGAGATATGCTAACCTGATGGAACTATCCAATCTTGTGTATCGAAGGGCATTGCACGACAATAGGGCTTTCAGAAACAAACTTATACGGAACGACTCCAATGAAGAGCTGCTTTTATTTGGGAACATTGCAACAATCTCTTCTATAAGTAGACTATTCATCTCCGGTCTGGAGACAATTCTGGCGTGTGATCAGGCGCCTGCAGTAGTTGGCGATGAATACTGGGATGAGCTGCTGGGGAATGAAGCGATACAAGACAggttgatgaagaagctcgaCATTGGTAGGGTCTTTAATCTGCATTTTTTGCGAATTAAGACTACATATTTGACCTATTCAGTAACGCACAGAAAGCAGAAAGAGCTCCTTGGGCTCTTGCGAGAAGGAAATCCTCAGCTTTTCAAAAAATGGCATGATGGGTGCTTGAAAGCGGCTCAGATGAACAAACTGGAGCTCATTTTCGAAAGTCCAATCATAAGGCTCAAAGAATGGGTTAATGTGCTGAGCCGCATGTATCCGTTATCACTTAGGATCTTGAGGGAGGAATTCAGTGGCAACATCTTAAAGGCATTGGAACAGTTTCAGTCCTTTGAGAAAGATGTTGCCGCCGAGACGAAGGAATTCAATAACAATGCCATGTATGACTTCAGTTTAACGCCCGTTGAAATAATTCAGAGTTATGGATCCGAACAAGAGACCGTGAAGGCGCCCACTGCGATCCAACCGACCCAGCGTGCATCTCAGCGCAGTCCAGATAAGGATCTCCTGCATCTCGTGAGCACAAAGAGGGACAGTAAGGGTACAAACGGGAGGGCCTCgtccatcttttcaaggTCTTCCAGCCGCTATTCCAGCGACTCAACAAGTCTAACCGCCGCAGAAGTTAacacttttcaagaaagccagGAGACCGAATGGCATCCCGATGACAAGGATTCTCTCACCTTGATGGACCACATAACAAAATTAAAGAAGATTCATCGGGGCTTGATAGCACTAAAAAGCGTTATAGCCAAGGAAGATATGCTTTCGCTTCTAGACATCAACCTGAAACATGCCAAAGCGTGGGAAGCAGTAATTCAGTGTGATCCCGATGTCGCCATCTATGATGGCCTCCATGATGGTTATGAGAGTTCAATGTATAGCGCCTACGTCGAGAAACTGCAAAgacagagagaagaagctacCTTGATGAAAGTTGAGGAGATGGAAGTCTCAGTTAGGGCACCACTTTCGATGTTGATCCAGCTTTGCGAGCGCGTACGGTCTCGCCTAAGAGACCtcaatgcattgaagaaggactACATCGCATACCTCCGGGAAAGAGGCTCTTCTACTCATGACATCAAAAAGGATATCTTGGGTAAGCACTTCCAAAGTATGCAACAGGAAATGCTTCGTGAGCTTCCGGAGTTTATCAAGCTAGTCCACAAGGTCTTTGAGATGATAGTCTTGAGCTATCACAGGAAAATGCTGCGATACCTGGAGATTGCCGCAGGCGGAGATACATCCCTAATACAAGACCTGGAGAGTCTTggaaagctgaagaaggatgtCGGGAAGCACTTCGACATACTCGAGACTTTTTCTGCTTCCCGATATTACAGTAAGAGAATGGTCAGAGATGAATGGAAATTTCGACAAGAACCCACCGCCAGTAGAGTTCTTCGCAGATTATTTGAGCTTTGA